The Desulfatiglans sp. genome segment GCAAGGTGCCCGCCTGTCTTTGAGACTGTTTTAATTATCAGCTCCCTGATCTCCCCTCCAAGCTGCTCAAGCTGCCCTACAGAAAGAAATTTCAGGTCCTTCGGGGTACTAATTTTTTGTAAAAGATTTTCTTTATCACTTTTTGTCATTATTTTTTTCTTTCCATTATGTAAAAGGCTATCTGCCTCAGTATATCTGCCTTCAAATCAAATCCTGAGATGACCTCAACCGCACTGGCTGTAATCTCTTTAAGCATCTTTTTCGCATTATTCATGCCGTAATTCGATGGATAAGTGTTTTTGCTTCTTTCAGCGTCAACGCCAGTCTGTTTTCCAAGCTCCTCTGTGCTGCCCTCTATATCAAGGATATCATCTGATATCTGGAAGGCAAGGCCTATATATTTACCATATTTATCAATCTGATCAATCTGTTCATCAGTTCCCCCACCGAGTATGGCCCCGGTTGTAACCGATGCCCTTAAGAGCGCACCGGTTTTATGCGCATGGATTATCTCCATATGCGAGGTATCTATTTTTTTGCCCTCTGCCCTTATATCAAGCACCTGGCCCAGAACCATTCCCCTTGCACCTGCTGCGGATGCAACCATCTCCATAACCCTTATGAATCTGTCAGCCCCAACCCTTGCAAGCAGTTCAGCGCAGGCCATAATCCTGAATGCCTCGGTCAGAAGCCCGTCTCCTGCGAGTATAGCGATTGCCTCTCCATAAACCATGTGGTTTGTGGGCTTACCTCTCCTTAATTCATCGTTATCCATTGCGGGGAGGTCATCATGTATAAGGGAGTAGGTATGTATCATTTCAAAGGCGCAAGCAACAGGCATAACATCATCACTGGTTCCGCCTACTGCCTCTGCCGCTGCAATGCAGAGGATGGGCCTGATCCTCTTTCCCCCTGCAAAGAGGCTGTATCGTATGGCATCATAAAGCTCATGGGCAGGGCCTTTTGTTTCAGGTAGAAAGCCGTTCAGTGCCTCATCCACTATTATTCTTTTTTCATTCAGGTATTCTTTAAGTTGCATAATCAGGGCTCTTCCTGTTCGCTTGCATCAAATGGTCTTTTTGTGTATCTTCCATCACTTTCTTTTATCAGGATAGAGACCCGTTTTTCAACCTCATCAAGTTTCCCTGAACAGAAGGTAAGCAGTTTCATCCCCTCCTCAAATGCCTTCAGTGATTCTTCAAGGGGCTGTTCCCCTCCTTCAAGCTCTTCTACAATATCTTCAAGCCTTTTCATTGCATCTTCAAATTTCTTTTCAGCCATTATTCCTCCATGTGACTGCTGACTTTTACCAAGCTGACAGGGTCAATCCTCATGTTGTTAACCCTTACTCCCCAGTGAAGGTGAGGCCCAGTTGATCTGCCTGTTGAACCAACCGTACCGAGGATATCACCCTGTTTGATTAGCTCATTATTATTAACATTTATTTTATCAAGGTGAAAGTACATAGTGAATATGGCTGCACCGTGATCAATAATAACAGTGTTACCCGTAAAAAAATGATCCCCTGTAAAGACAACCCTCCCCTCATTTGAGGCCTTTACAGGCGTACCCTTTTTGCCTCTCAGATCTACGCCTGTATGGGGTGACCTGGGCTGGTCATTAATGACGCTCCTTCTGCCAAAGGGGCCAATGATCTCGCTTTCTATGGGCATTATAAAGGGGGCATTGAACAGTACCGGTGTATCAGGTTCTGCCCATAAACGGTCAATAATCTCCTTTTCGCTGTTTACCCGTACCAGGTCTTTTTCGCTCAGGTTAACCTGACCGGGAGGGAGCGTGAGCCTTCTCACGCCATAATCCTTATGAAGGATTTTTATCTTATGATGTTTTTCAATGGCTGAAGGCTTGAAAAGCAGAGTTAAATCGTATGTGCCTGGCTTCTGCTCAAGGTCTGCTGCAATAAACCCCTCATATATTTTTTTGTCAGGACGGTATAAGAGATACACCTCTTTTTCAAGCCACCTCAATTCCGGTCTTTCACCCTTTTTTTCATGGATTTTTAGGTGGATAACACCGCCCTGATTAAGCTCCTGGGATGATAATGTCATTTGGACATCATTTGCGAAGGCAGGCACATTGATTGTTAATATTGCAACTAATAAAAATCTATACATATTTATTCCTCAAAAACCTTTTCAATAAGGCACTCAAGGCTCCCCTTTGAAAGTGTGACATTCACCCTCTCAAAGGGCCTTACCTCAGAGGCAGAGCGGACAGCCTTTTTGTCTGCTCTTCTTACAATGCTGTAACCCCTGTCAAGTATGGCATAGGGGTTCAGGTCATTCAATTTTTCTTTTAAGATATCAATCCTCTTACGTTTACTCTCCAATACCCTTTCCATTGACCTGTTGAGCAACTGCTGTTTAAAACTGATCCCCTCCCTGCATCGTTCTATCTTTTTTACAGGGGAGTTTACAAACATTGATCTGCTCTGGTTCCTTAACTTTAATTTATAATCATTTATAATAACAGATATCTGCCTCTTGAGCCTGCCCTCTATTTCATCGAGCCTGAGCCATATATCGGCAATACCCTTGCGGGGATCTTTAAGCCCCTTTTTATAAGTGTTCAATGCATCTTTTATATTGCCCAGATAATAACTGTAACTGTTTATCATGCGCTCCCTGATATCCCTGAGCCACTTTTCAATAGTCTCCTTTTCCGCTACCAACAGCTCTGCGGCAGCAGATGGGGTTGGCGCCCTCATGTCAGCGGCAAGGTCAGATATGGTGACATCTATTTCATGGCCCACAGCAGAAACAACAGGTGTCTTTGAGGCGCGGATGGCATAAGCCAGCTCTTCATTGTTAAACTCCCACAGGTCTTCCATTGAGCCTCCGCCGCGGGTTATAACAATGGTGTCTGTATCAAGCTCTGTATTGGCTGTTGATATTGCCTCGATAATCTCTTTAGCTGCGCCCTCTCCCTGGACCCTTACAGGTATTATGGTTATCTCAAGGTTTGTAAATCTCCTGTGGGCGATGTTCAGAAAATCCCTGATTGCAGCTCCTGTGGGTGATGTGATAACCGCCACATGCTGAATCAGGAAGGGGAGGGGCCTTTTTATTGCTTCGTCAAATAGCCCCTTTTCAGAAAGCTTTTTTTTAAGCTGCTCAAGGGCTAGCGCCATTGCGCCAACACCAAGGGGCTCAAGGTAATCGATAATCAGTTGATATTCACCCCTTGATTCATAAACAGATACCCTGCCCCTTGCCACGATCTTCATGCCGTCTTCAGGCACAAAATTAATATACCTTGTCTGTGGCCTGAACATTACAGCCCTTATCTGCGCATATGCGTCCTTAAAGACCATATAGTAATGTCCTGATGAAGGCGCCCTGAAATTGGATATCTCCGCCTCTATCCAGATAAACTCAAAATTCTCCTCAAGCAGCTCTTTTATCCCGGCAGTCAGGCTGCTTACGGAATATATCCTGGGCTTTATGCCCTCTGTATATGTTTCATGATCGTCCATAACCTCACACTAAAATATTGTATTTCAATAGACAAGTCATTTTATCTTCATTT includes the following:
- a CDS encoding polyprenyl synthetase family protein, with protein sequence MQLKEYLNEKRIIVDEALNGFLPETKGPAHELYDAIRYSLFAGGKRIRPILCIAAAEAVGGTSDDVMPVACAFEMIHTYSLIHDDLPAMDNDELRRGKPTNHMVYGEAIAILAGDGLLTEAFRIMACAELLARVGADRFIRVMEMVASAAGARGMVLGQVLDIRAEGKKIDTSHMEIIHAHKTGALLRASVTTGAILGGGTDEQIDQIDKYGKYIGLAFQISDDILDIEGSTEELGKQTGVDAERSKNTYPSNYGMNNAKKMLKEITASAVEVISGFDLKADILRQIAFYIMERKK
- the xseB gene encoding exodeoxyribonuclease VII small subunit; the encoded protein is MAEKKFEDAMKRLEDIVEELEGGEQPLEESLKAFEEGMKLLTFCSGKLDEVEKRVSILIKESDGRYTKRPFDASEQEEP
- a CDS encoding M23 family metallopeptidase, producing MTLSSQELNQGGVIHLKIHEKKGERPELRWLEKEVYLLYRPDKKIYEGFIAADLEQKPGTYDLTLLFKPSAIEKHHKIKILHKDYGVRRLTLPPGQVNLSEKDLVRVNSEKEIIDRLWAEPDTPVLFNAPFIMPIESEIIGPFGRRSVINDQPRSPHTGVDLRGKKGTPVKASNEGRVVFTGDHFFTGNTVIIDHGAAIFTMYFHLDKINVNNNELIKQGDILGTVGSTGRSTGPHLHWGVRVNNMRIDPVSLVKVSSHMEE
- the xseA gene encoding exodeoxyribonuclease VII large subunit, producing MDDHETYTEGIKPRIYSVSSLTAGIKELLEENFEFIWIEAEISNFRAPSSGHYYMVFKDAYAQIRAVMFRPQTRYINFVPEDGMKIVARGRVSVYESRGEYQLIIDYLEPLGVGAMALALEQLKKKLSEKGLFDEAIKRPLPFLIQHVAVITSPTGAAIRDFLNIAHRRFTNLEITIIPVRVQGEGAAKEIIEAISTANTELDTDTIVITRGGGSMEDLWEFNNEELAYAIRASKTPVVSAVGHEIDVTISDLAADMRAPTPSAAAELLVAEKETIEKWLRDIRERMINSYSYYLGNIKDALNTYKKGLKDPRKGIADIWLRLDEIEGRLKRQISVIINDYKLKLRNQSRSMFVNSPVKKIERCREGISFKQQLLNRSMERVLESKRKRIDILKEKLNDLNPYAILDRGYSIVRRADKKAVRSASEVRPFERVNVTLSKGSLECLIEKVFEE